From a region of the Salinispira pacifica genome:
- a CDS encoding IS5 family transposase (programmed frameshift), with product MYRTEDKTQLSFEDFYLPFGGKLNPNNRWVQLADLIPWEDLEAEYASQFAIESGQGAPAIRFRTALGALIIKEKLGITDEETVEQIRETPYLQYLIGMQGYQDEAPFDPSMMVHFRKRISMDMITHANELIIAEERKKTEDDTEAEKEENSEVENSGKLLIDATCVPGDIRYPTDLSILNESREKLETIIDVLHAERAKGATKPRTYRQKARKDFLVVIKKRRASKNKIRKAIRKQLGYIRRNLRHIEQLATVVGLNSLSRQQYRNLLVISEVFRQQALMYESKDHRISGRIVSISQPHIRPIVRGKAGTPVEFGMKISSANIDGYMFIDRCSWDPYNESGDLVMQAEKYRHRYGVYPESIHADQIYRTRGNRNWCKERGIRLSGPPLGRPPKDRGENRERKKLARQDELDRIAVEGTFGRAKRRYSMGRLMTKLAETSESQVAMIMLVMNLEKIRKDLFYVFIIAMLRSRKITKSHFPVVLGYGNMAA from the exons ATGTATAGAACTGAGGACAAAACGCAGCTTTCATTTGAAGATTTCTATCTCCCATTTGGAGGCAAACTGAACCCCAATAACCGCTGGGTACAGCTTGCTGATTTAATTCCCTGGGAGGATTTAGAAGCAGAATATGCCTCACAGTTTGCTATCGAAAGCGGGCAAGGCGCTCCGGCGATCCGTTTCCGTACAGCATTGGGTGCCCTGATTATAAAGGAAAAATTAGGAATTACAGATGAGGAAACCGTGGAGCAGATTCGTGAGACGCCTTACCTGCAATATCTCATCGGAATGCAGGGGTACCAGGATGAGGCTCCCTTTGATCCATCAATGATGGTCCATTTCAGAAAGCGAATCAGCATGGACATGATCACTCACGCAAATGAATTGATTATTGCCGAAGAACGT AAAAAAACTGAAGATGATACGGAAGCTGAAAAAGAAGAAAATTCTGAGGTAGAAAACAGCGGAAAGCTGCTGATTGATGCCACCTGCGTACCCGGTGATATTCGATATCCCACCGATCTTTCGATTTTAAACGAGAGCCGGGAAAAACTGGAAACCATCATAGACGTTCTTCACGCAGAACGGGCCAAGGGGGCGACAAAACCCCGAACCTACCGGCAGAAAGCGCGAAAGGATTTTTTAGTGGTCATCAAAAAGCGCAGAGCAAGCAAGAACAAGATTCGCAAAGCAATACGCAAGCAGCTGGGGTACATACGCCGTAATCTCCGGCATATAGAGCAATTAGCGACGGTAGTCGGCTTGAATAGCCTGTCTCGGCAGCAGTACCGGAATCTGTTGGTTATCTCGGAAGTCTTTCGCCAGCAGGCACTGATGTATGAATCCAAAGATCATCGAATATCGGGCCGGATTGTGAGTATCTCCCAACCCCATATTCGACCCATCGTCAGGGGAAAAGCCGGTACCCCGGTTGAGTTCGGCATGAAGATTTCATCCGCCAATATTGACGGGTACATGTTCATCGATCGCTGTTCATGGGATCCATACAACGAGTCTGGTGATTTAGTCATGCAGGCTGAAAAGTACAGGCACAGATATGGCGTGTATCCGGAATCAATACACGCCGATCAGATTTACCGCACCAGGGGCAACCGGAATTGGTGCAAGGAACGGGGAATCAGATTATCCGGTCCGCCGCTTGGTCGTCCACCGAAAGATCGTGGAGAAAATCGAGAACGAAAGAAGCTGGCCCGTCAGGATGAGCTGGATAGAATAGCTGTCGAAGGGACATTTGGCAGAGCAAAACGACGGTACTCAATGGGTCGATTAATGACAAAGCTTGCTGAGACCAGTGAATCGCAGGTGGCCATGATCATGCTGGTGATGAACCTGGAAAAGATTCGGAAGGATCTTTTTTACGTCTTTATCATAGCTATGCTACGCAGCCGAAAAATTACGAAGTCTCATTTCCCCGTGGTATTGGGGTATGGTAATATGGCAGCATAG
- a CDS encoding response regulator translates to MAEKKELENKGYIVYLVTTGKKAIETITQENLPVDLILMDIDLGSGIDGTQAAQIILKEKDIPIVFLSSHTEPEIVEKTEKISASPRLHIYSINFL, encoded by the coding sequence ATTGCAGAAAAAAAGGAACTAGAGAATAAAGGTTATATTGTATATCTTGTGACTACTGGAAAAAAAGCAATTGAAACAATTACGCAAGAGAATTTGCCAGTAGATTTAATACTCATGGATATAGATTTAGGCTCTGGCATTGACGGGACACAGGCTGCCCAAATAATCCTAAAGGAAAAAGACATTCCTATCGTTTTCTTATCCTCACATACTGAACCTGAGATTGTTGAGAAAACCGAAAAAATCTCTGCCAGCCCCCGGCTACATATCTACAGTATAAATTTTCTGTGA
- a CDS encoding GNAT family N-acetyltransferase, which yields MDFIMISTMDESKAVAALARNVFGPGSGLIVPSKPKWGIYARNDAGKMVGGVILKRIGKKAGMIDFIFVDAAGRGQGLGPELLRRGLDELVSAGCEDQLALIRDDNTPSWNMFARQGFTIPSWFRGVYPYSLFGFVYLFFLTFANTGYSLWLRSDMVNVSSDAIDEQTEHGSGPLGGILLSLLIAMIAAVGVGRFGQAGWEWFISAAGLIIGTVLLRIVFSFPFARAYGKLRFQNAHGGGPWSVGLGLLGAWWPHFGMWVPRQKIWHFSRFKGFEGRAALAAWMATLTVYAATYLVPWPGIAQGLRELFTPVLIYQALPFIPFEGMDGYRVFKWSRGWYAVGLVATIVLIALRFF from the coding sequence ATGGATTTTATAATGATCTCGACAATGGACGAATCTAAGGCTGTGGCTGCCCTCGCCCGGAACGTATTCGGACCGGGCAGCGGCCTGATCGTCCCATCAAAACCGAAGTGGGGAATTTACGCTCGGAATGATGCAGGTAAAATGGTCGGGGGAGTAATTCTCAAACGCATCGGTAAGAAAGCCGGGATGATCGATTTTATCTTCGTTGATGCCGCCGGCCGGGGGCAGGGCCTGGGGCCCGAGCTGCTGCGGCGGGGGCTTGATGAGCTTGTATCGGCGGGTTGCGAAGATCAGTTGGCTCTGATCCGCGATGATAATACCCCATCCTGGAATATGTTCGCCAGGCAGGGCTTTACCATTCCCTCATGGTTCCGCGGGGTGTATCCGTATTCGTTGTTCGGGTTTGTGTATTTGTTTTTCTTAACCTTTGCCAATACGGGCTACAGCCTGTGGCTTCGAAGCGATATGGTGAATGTGTCCTCCGATGCGATTGACGAACAGACGGAACATGGCAGCGGCCCGCTGGGAGGAATTCTGCTCAGCCTTCTTATCGCAATGATTGCAGCTGTGGGAGTGGGGCGATTTGGTCAGGCAGGATGGGAATGGTTCATATCGGCGGCTGGCTTGATTATCGGAACGGTACTGCTGAGGATTGTTTTCAGCTTCCCCTTTGCCAGAGCTTACGGCAAACTGCGCTTTCAGAACGCCCACGGGGGCGGCCCCTGGTCCGTGGGCCTCGGCCTTCTCGGTGCTTGGTGGCCCCATTTTGGTATGTGGGTTCCCCGGCAGAAGATATGGCATTTCTCCCGATTTAAGGGTTTTGAGGGGCGGGCGGCCTTAGCCGCCTGGATGGCAACCCTGACTGTCTACGCGGCCACCTATCTGGTCCCCTGGCCGGGCATCGCCCAAGGACTGCGGGAGCTGTTCACACCGGTGCTGATATATCAGGCCTTGCCCTTTATTCCCTTCGAAGGTATGGACGGGTACCGGGTGTTCAAATGGAGCCGGGGTTGGTACGCTGTCGGCCTTGTGGCGACCATCGTATTAATCGCGTTGCGGTTCTTCTGA
- a CDS encoding cysteine hydrolase family protein, translated as MKYPGQAIIAIDIQIDFLNHIPEQKSFTERVSLLFEYARSNQLPIIHVTSSFEPDGTDWMMFAKQRGSSPCIRGTDGVRTPDFASAAAGEMCFTKNCFDAFLGTQLQEYLVDHEIQRIYICGLVTSICVNITALSAMQRGFDTYVISDCVADDDPEVHDKTLKYYGTLYHTSRSEELFSQSDSLAQ; from the coding sequence ATGAAATACCCAGGGCAGGCAATTATTGCAATCGATATACAAATTGATTTTCTCAATCACATACCTGAACAGAAGAGCTTTACAGAACGAGTAAGCTTGTTATTCGAATATGCGCGCAGCAATCAACTACCCATTATCCATGTCACAAGCAGTTTTGAGCCGGACGGAACAGATTGGATGATGTTCGCCAAACAACGGGGATCGAGCCCCTGCATACGGGGAACCGACGGAGTACGAACACCCGATTTTGCCTCAGCAGCAGCCGGCGAAATGTGTTTTACAAAAAACTGTTTTGATGCGTTTCTCGGAACACAGTTGCAGGAATATCTGGTGGACCATGAAATTCAGCGAATTTACATATGCGGTCTTGTGACGAGCATTTGTGTCAACATTACGGCACTCTCGGCAATGCAGCGGGGTTTCGACACATATGTGATATCCGATTGTGTTGCAGATGATGATCCGGAAGTCCACGACAAGACACTGAAATATTACGGAACCCTCTATCATACCAGCCGGTCAGAAGAATTATTTTCACAGTCCGATAGCCTGGCGCAATAA
- a CDS encoding PAS domain-containing protein, giving the protein MIGEDAKTLLLVEDDPIIAIAEKKALKTYGYNVITAGSGEKAVNAVNSDPEISLILMDIDLGSGIDGTEATARILTYHEIPIVFLSSHSEREIVEKTEHITSYGYVVKNSSITVLDASIKMAFKLFNAFVKEREKEAALRKNEEMMRNSESFAHICSYSTNLVETDIDKSAWVCSPNFYNVFGIDETYPHTIAGWSAFLHPDFRESTFAYHERVIRERSSFDLEYNIIRINDGAERWVHGTGKLEFDAQGNPIRMHGAIQDITERKEVEEALMRTKRLLSESEQIGKVGGWELNIDTGEQTWTEETYRIHEVELDFNLSLEKSGSFYTEKSRPILENVLNRAIEYKEPFDEELEIITAKGNHRHVHAIGKTDLENRRILGFIQDITYRKSVEKEIKRQLSEKETLLKEVHHRMKNNITSIEGLLLMQADNIMNPEAKNSLKIAISRVQGVRVLYEKLLVDQQYEQVSIKSYIEELLSSILSVFPEYQSLCIEKDIADVNLNSNKAVFIGIIINELITNIFKHAFHGETDKHIHITFAHADEKTILIIRDDGIGFSRRYFRRRCPVSA; this is encoded by the coding sequence ATGATTGGAGAGGATGCAAAAACGCTGCTGCTTGTTGAAGATGATCCAATCATAGCAATTGCTGAAAAAAAGGCCCTGAAAACATATGGCTACAATGTCATAACCGCGGGAAGCGGAGAAAAAGCAGTCAACGCGGTGAATTCAGATCCGGAAATATCTTTGATTCTCATGGATATTGATCTAGGCTCAGGTATTGATGGTACGGAAGCTACCGCCAGAATCCTCACGTATCATGAGATCCCAATCGTTTTCTTGTCGAGCCATAGTGAACGTGAGATCGTTGAAAAAACAGAACATATTACCTCATATGGGTATGTGGTGAAAAACTCCTCAATTACCGTGTTGGATGCTTCGATCAAGATGGCTTTCAAATTATTTAATGCATTTGTAAAGGAACGGGAAAAAGAAGCTGCATTGCGGAAGAATGAAGAGATGATGCGCAACTCTGAATCTTTTGCACATATCTGTTCCTATTCAACGAACCTGGTTGAGACAGACATAGACAAAAGTGCATGGGTCTGCTCACCAAACTTTTATAATGTATTTGGAATAGATGAAACATATCCTCATACAATTGCCGGATGGTCGGCGTTTTTACATCCGGATTTTCGTGAGTCCACATTTGCATATCATGAACGGGTGATACGGGAAAGATCTAGCTTCGACCTTGAGTATAATATCATCCGTATAAACGATGGAGCTGAACGATGGGTACACGGCACTGGTAAACTTGAGTTCGATGCACAGGGTAATCCAATCCGTATGCATGGTGCCATCCAGGATATCACTGAGAGAAAAGAGGTCGAAGAAGCGCTGATGCGAACCAAGCGTTTACTTTCTGAATCTGAACAGATCGGGAAAGTTGGCGGTTGGGAGTTGAATATTGATACCGGCGAACAAACCTGGACCGAAGAGACATATCGGATTCATGAAGTCGAACTTGACTTTAATCTCTCCCTGGAAAAATCGGGAAGTTTCTACACCGAAAAATCAAGGCCCATCCTGGAAAACGTTTTGAACCGGGCAATTGAATATAAAGAACCCTTTGATGAAGAGTTGGAAATAATCACTGCCAAAGGCAATCACCGACATGTTCATGCCATCGGGAAAACCGATCTGGAAAATCGAAGGATACTCGGCTTTATACAGGATATCACATACCGTAAATCAGTTGAAAAAGAAATCAAGCGTCAACTCTCGGAAAAAGAAACCCTTCTCAAGGAAGTGCATCATCGGATGAAGAACAATATTACTTCGATTGAAGGACTGCTGTTGATGCAGGCTGACAATATTATGAACCCTGAAGCGAAAAATTCCCTGAAGATTGCCATTTCCCGGGTTCAGGGAGTCCGAGTTCTTTATGAAAAATTGCTTGTGGATCAGCAATATGAGCAAGTTTCAATAAAGAGTTACATTGAAGAACTGCTCAGTTCCATACTTTCAGTTTTTCCTGAATACCAATCTCTATGCATTGAAAAAGATATTGCCGATGTAAACCTGAATTCGAATAAAGCGGTGTTTATCGGAATCATTATCAATGAACTGATTACCAATATTTTCAAGCATGCGTTTCACGGCGAAACAGACAAACATATTCACATAACCTTTGCTCACGCTGACGAAAAAACAATACTCATCATACGAGATGACGGCATTGGCTTTTCCAGGAGATACTTTCGAAGAAGGTGTCCGGTTTCGGCCTGA
- a CDS encoding alpha/beta hydrolase, whose product MRLKSWQGVPAIGEKSYYRDRIEWRNLERRLPAPFRFSGKIEPDECFRQYRGWDIHLDIWENPSAVRTLILCHGGGGNGRLVGFLAPTLMKAGYRVICPDLPGYGLTVRRRGKKISYNLWADIVADIARGEFQAGSGPLHFMGLSLGGLLAYGAAMRCGGEIAGGIIATTLLDTRRPSLFAKAARIPALGYISYAMRGLLDLFAGRLRIPMRCIAPMEKITNDPLISGLIASDPISGGTWAQLGFLLSLVSYDISTEPEDGDIPLLVAHPSLDPWTGPELSRPFFHRYGGVRQWVDLPGCGHLPIEEPGYSSLAEAIRAFSAQQY is encoded by the coding sequence ATGAGACTCAAAAGCTGGCAGGGCGTGCCTGCAATCGGTGAAAAAAGCTATTATCGGGACAGGATAGAATGGCGTAATCTTGAACGTCGGCTGCCCGCTCCATTCCGCTTCAGCGGGAAGATTGAGCCGGATGAGTGTTTCAGGCAGTATCGCGGCTGGGATATCCATCTGGATATCTGGGAAAATCCTTCTGCGGTGAGAACGCTGATACTGTGTCATGGCGGCGGAGGAAACGGCCGTCTGGTGGGATTTCTCGCCCCTACACTGATGAAAGCGGGGTACCGGGTCATCTGTCCTGATCTGCCGGGATACGGCCTGACGGTCCGCCGGCGGGGAAAAAAGATCAGCTATAATCTCTGGGCAGACATTGTTGCAGACATTGCCCGGGGGGAATTCCAAGCCGGATCCGGACCGCTTCATTTTATGGGTTTGAGCCTGGGTGGTCTGCTGGCGTACGGCGCAGCCATGCGCTGCGGTGGGGAAATCGCCGGGGGAATCATTGCCACAACCCTGCTGGATACCCGCCGCCCGTCGTTGTTCGCCAAGGCAGCAAGGATTCCTGCACTGGGTTATATCAGTTATGCCATGCGAGGCCTTCTTGACCTTTTTGCAGGTCGGCTGCGTATACCTATGCGGTGTATTGCACCCATGGAAAAAATAACCAATGATCCCCTGATCAGCGGGCTTATTGCTTCGGACCCTATCTCCGGCGGTACCTGGGCTCAGCTGGGTTTTCTGCTGAGTCTGGTGAGCTATGATATCTCCACAGAGCCGGAGGATGGAGATATACCTCTGTTGGTGGCGCATCCCTCACTGGATCCCTGGACCGGACCCGAACTTTCCCGGCCGTTTTTCCATCGTTACGGAGGAGTCAGGCAATGGGTTGATCTGCCGGGATGCGGTCATTTGCCCATTGAAGAGCCGGGGTACAGCTCATTGGCAGAAGCAATTCGGGCTTTTTCAGCACAACAGTATTGA
- a CDS encoding TetR/AcrR family transcriptional regulator, protein MDPRSKRIRRDILLAVKTLFMDNGFDGLSVAEICQKADVSRSAFYAHYHSPDECIAQLLKEEFAPWKGLFWNPAWIRTVYS, encoded by the coding sequence ATGGATCCCCGATCAAAACGTATCCGCCGGGATATTTTACTGGCGGTGAAAACTTTGTTTATGGACAACGGCTTTGACGGACTTTCTGTCGCAGAGATCTGTCAGAAGGCTGATGTGAGTCGAAGCGCTTTTTATGCCCATTATCATTCCCCGGATGAATGCATCGCACAGCTGTTGAAGGAGGAGTTCGCCCCATGGAAAGGTCTCTTTTGGAATCCGGCCTGGATCCGGACAGTCTACTCCTGA
- a CDS encoding thioesterase family protein, which translates to MNLYFRLIRIWLKFSFAKKQGIYTPCVTRFRAYLRDIDFNLHVNNARYLSFMDLSRLDFLGKVGLLKLVFKHRLNPIVAAIDIKFIKEIKPFEAIEIVTQLDHFDHKYFYLTQTFQGKHDRPFAVAKVRGIFVTAKGKVPPEEVIRLSGHEIRKDLYVDKDDSSAIENWRTISK; encoded by the coding sequence ATGAATTTATACTTCAGACTGATTCGAATCTGGCTGAAATTCAGTTTTGCCAAAAAGCAGGGGATTTACACCCCCTGCGTGACCCGGTTCCGCGCATATTTGCGGGACATTGATTTTAATCTCCACGTGAATAACGCCCGTTACCTCTCATTTATGGATCTTTCCCGTCTGGATTTCCTGGGAAAAGTTGGCTTGTTGAAGCTGGTGTTCAAACACCGGCTCAATCCCATTGTCGCCGCCATCGATATCAAATTTATCAAGGAGATAAAACCGTTTGAGGCCATAGAAATCGTTACCCAGCTGGACCATTTTGACCATAAATATTTTTATTTAACCCAGACGTTCCAGGGGAAGCATGACAGACCTTTTGCGGTGGCCAAGGTTCGCGGCATTTTTGTGACAGCAAAGGGGAAAGTTCCTCCCGAGGAAGTAATCCGGTTATCAGGTCATGAAATCCGCAAAGATCTGTATGTGGATAAGGATGATTCCTCAGCCATCGAAAACTGGCGAACCATCAGCAAATAA
- the aspS gene encoding aspartate--tRNA(Asn) ligase → MKRIRTTDIEYYAGEQIIIPCWIHGVRELKNLTFVIMRDGWGTAQALSDNSRICERIKSIPVGSAVEMLGTVQKNSHAHGGFELMLEGIRYQGEPDGELISGIDISKKELNMSPATMLDHAARVLRRPEIRFRHRLASLSQRLFREFLDAEGFTEIRTPKITSTGMEGGSTVFQLDYFGKKAFLAQSPQLYKQQMVGVFQKVYEIGPVFRAEKHTTVRHLNEYTSMDVEMGFIRNHRDLMDLLERLIAFLSGRSAELVMEWAERFPVHWPTVPRRIPVVDFEKALEIASRQGVANSGLDLSPEAERVLGEWCLTEFSSDFLFVSGYPMEVRPFYTAPDPDRPGYSMSFDLLFRGQELVTGGQRLHRGGDYREAMKRSGMDTQAFSSYLESFDAGMPPHGGFGLGLERWIQMLLNLPNIRQASLFPRDMGRLIP, encoded by the coding sequence ATGAAACGTATACGTACAACAGATATTGAATACTATGCCGGCGAACAGATTATTATCCCATGCTGGATCCATGGGGTCAGGGAACTGAAAAACCTCACGTTCGTGATCATGCGTGACGGGTGGGGAACCGCCCAGGCTCTCAGTGACAACTCAAGAATTTGTGAGAGAATCAAAAGCATTCCCGTGGGCAGCGCCGTGGAAATGCTTGGAACGGTGCAGAAAAACTCCCATGCCCATGGCGGATTCGAGCTGATGCTGGAAGGGATCCGATACCAGGGAGAACCCGACGGCGAATTGATCAGCGGCATCGATATCAGCAAAAAAGAGCTCAATATGTCTCCAGCCACAATGCTGGATCATGCAGCCCGGGTTCTCAGGCGGCCGGAAATCCGTTTCAGGCACCGCCTTGCGTCCCTCAGCCAGAGACTGTTCCGGGAGTTCCTGGATGCCGAAGGTTTCACAGAAATCCGCACCCCGAAAATCACCTCCACGGGGATGGAGGGCGGAAGTACTGTTTTCCAGCTTGATTACTTCGGCAAAAAGGCATTTCTGGCGCAGAGTCCACAGCTGTATAAGCAGCAGATGGTGGGCGTGTTTCAGAAAGTGTATGAAATCGGCCCGGTATTCAGAGCAGAAAAGCATACCACCGTCAGACATCTGAATGAATATACATCCATGGATGTGGAAATGGGTTTCATCAGGAACCACCGGGATCTGATGGATCTTCTGGAACGATTAATTGCCTTTCTCAGCGGCAGATCCGCAGAACTGGTTATGGAATGGGCCGAACGATTCCCGGTCCACTGGCCGACGGTACCCCGCCGCATACCCGTGGTGGATTTCGAAAAAGCTCTGGAGATCGCCTCCCGCCAGGGTGTTGCGAATTCCGGCCTGGATCTGTCCCCGGAGGCGGAAAGGGTGCTCGGGGAGTGGTGCCTCACCGAATTTTCCAGCGACTTCCTGTTCGTTTCGGGATACCCGATGGAGGTTCGTCCCTTTTACACGGCCCCGGACCCGGATCGACCGGGGTACAGCATGAGTTTCGACCTGTTGTTTCGCGGACAGGAACTTGTCACCGGCGGACAGCGGCTCCACAGGGGTGGCGATTATCGTGAAGCCATGAAACGGAGCGGTATGGATACACAGGCATTCTCATCGTATCTGGAATCCTTTGATGCCGGAATGCCGCCCCACGGCGGCTTCGGACTGGGACTGGAACGCTGGATTCAAATGCTTCTGAATCTGCCCAATATCCGCCAGGCAAGCCTGTTTCCCCGGGATATGGGCCGTCTTATTCCATAA
- a CDS encoding GNAT family N-acetyltransferase, whose product MSTEIIRPFHPADAPHLLDICLKTGDNGKDGTRLYSDPWFIGQLYVMPYITYDPDLCLVIVDQEVPKGYVLGASHTGNFYRWMEDFYLPPLRMHYPQTMRCSSDTEQFFLARLHSDKSAVPVTREHPAHLHINLLPEIQGRGYGSELINQFIKQLRHMDVPGVYLHTGTNNSAAVRFYRKQGFSILEENRSSVKMGKRLDS is encoded by the coding sequence ATGAGCACAGAAATCATCAGACCGTTCCATCCCGCTGACGCACCCCATCTTTTGGATATCTGTCTGAAAACCGGAGATAACGGAAAAGACGGGACCCGACTTTACAGTGACCCATGGTTTATCGGTCAGTTGTATGTAATGCCGTATATCACATACGACCCGGATTTATGCCTGGTGATTGTGGATCAGGAAGTTCCGAAAGGGTATGTCCTGGGGGCATCCCATACCGGGAATTTTTACAGATGGATGGAGGATTTCTATTTGCCGCCATTACGGATGCACTATCCCCAGACTATGCGATGCTCATCGGATACCGAACAGTTTTTTCTGGCCCGGCTCCATAGTGATAAATCCGCAGTCCCGGTCACCAGGGAACACCCGGCCCATCTTCATATCAATCTTCTACCCGAAATCCAGGGCCGGGGTTACGGTTCTGAACTGATCAATCAATTCATCAAACAGCTCAGACATATGGACGTCCCCGGTGTGTATCTCCATACGGGAACGAACAATTCCGCAGCAGTCCGCTTTTATCGAAAACAGGGGTTTTCCATCCTTGAAGAGAACCGGAGCTCTGTCAAAATGGGAAAACGCTTGGATTCATGA
- a CDS encoding aconitate hydratase yields MALNLAQKLISEHLVEGSVTEGQEIGLKIDQTLTQDATGTLVMLEFEAMGIPRVETEVSVQYVDHNLMQLDNKNQEDHIFLKSACEKFGIWFSRPGNGVSHPVHMERFGIPGKTLLGSDSHSCAAGSLGMLAMGAGGLEVAMAMAGKPFYVTMPRVMGVRLAGSLPPWVSAKDVILEMLRRHGVKGGTGKIIEYYGPGLEHLSAMDRHVIANMGAELGATATVFPSDDRTREFLAQQDRVNDWRPLEADKDAAYDEQDEIDLSALEPLIALPVSPGNVVPVSQVAGKEIHQAYIGSSANPGFRDFAIAALILQGRSAAAHVSLDINPSSRDVLENLSREGYLNLLIKAGARIHQTGCNGCIGMGQAPASGKISLRTVPRNFPGRSGTKEDQVHLCSPETAAVSAIQGKICDPRNAGFEYPPYKEPEQWSRNTDLLLAPRQIEQTELEKGQNIQSLPDLDPLPDEITAPVILKTGDDISTDEILPAGARVLPFRSNIPKISEFTFSQLDEQFYRRALDTKEQGSIIVGGANYGQGSSREHAALAPRYLGVRIVIAKSFARIHWQNLANFGILALTFSREGDYDRVSQGDTLSFRDLRAQLLQGGSIRARINGTDDEIILHQQLSERQIEMVLAGSLISLVRRSA; encoded by the coding sequence ATGGCTTTGAATTTGGCGCAGAAACTGATATCAGAACATCTGGTGGAAGGTAGCGTGACGGAAGGGCAGGAGATCGGACTGAAAATCGATCAGACACTGACCCAGGATGCCACAGGTACGCTGGTGATGCTGGAATTCGAAGCCATGGGGATACCCCGGGTTGAGACCGAGGTATCGGTGCAGTATGTGGATCATAACCTCATGCAGCTGGATAACAAGAACCAGGAAGATCATATTTTTCTGAAAAGTGCGTGTGAGAAATTCGGGATCTGGTTCAGCAGACCGGGCAACGGGGTGAGTCATCCCGTGCATATGGAGCGCTTCGGCATACCCGGAAAGACTCTTCTGGGCTCAGACAGCCATTCCTGCGCCGCAGGATCGCTGGGTATGCTTGCCATGGGAGCCGGCGGACTGGAAGTGGCTATGGCCATGGCCGGGAAACCCTTTTACGTTACCATGCCCCGTGTTATGGGAGTGCGCCTGGCTGGCAGTCTGCCTCCATGGGTCAGCGCCAAGGATGTAATTCTTGAGATGCTCCGCCGGCATGGGGTTAAGGGCGGTACAGGGAAAATTATTGAATACTACGGTCCGGGGCTGGAGCATTTATCAGCCATGGACCGGCATGTTATTGCGAATATGGGTGCGGAACTGGGCGCTACCGCCACCGTATTCCCGTCGGACGACCGTACCAGGGAATTTCTCGCTCAGCAGGATAGAGTGAATGACTGGCGTCCCCTGGAGGCTGACAAGGATGCCGCCTACGATGAACAGGATGAAATAGATCTGTCTGCCCTTGAGCCCCTCATCGCCCTCCCGGTAAGTCCGGGAAATGTGGTCCCGGTGAGCCAGGTTGCCGGCAAGGAGATCCATCAGGCATACATCGGTTCTTCGGCAAATCCAGGATTCAGGGATTTCGCCATAGCTGCGCTGATTCTTCAGGGCAGAAGTGCAGCAGCCCATGTGTCTTTGGATATCAATCCCAGTTCACGGGATGTTCTGGAAAATCTGAGTCGGGAAGGCTATTTGAACCTTCTCATCAAGGCGGGGGCGCGGATTCACCAGACCGGCTGCAACGGCTGTATCGGCATGGGGCAGGCACCGGCCAGCGGAAAGATCAGCCTGCGAACTGTTCCACGGAATTTCCCGGGCAGATCTGGTACCAAAGAAGATCAGGTGCATCTCTGCAGCCCCGAAACAGCAGCAGTTTCTGCAATACAGGGAAAAATCTGCGATCCCCGGAACGCAGGATTTGAGTATCCCCCATACAAAGAACCTGAGCAGTGGAGCCGGAACACCGATCTGCTCCTGGCTCCCCGGCAGATAGAACAAACAGAACTGGAGAAGGGACAGAATATTCAATCCCTTCCGGACCTGGACCCGCTTCCGGACGAGATTACCGCTCCGGTAATTCTGAAGACCGGTGACGATATTTCCACCGATGAAATTCTTCCTGCGGGAGCCAGGGTGCTTCCCTTTCGAAGCAATATTCCCAAGATCAGTGAGTTCACCTTTTCCCAGCTGGATGAGCAGTTTTACCGCCGTGCCCTGGATACAAAAGAGCAGGGTTCCATTATCGTGGGCGGGGCCAATTACGGCCAGGGCTCCAGCAGGGAACATGCGGCTCTTGCCCCCCGGTATCTGGGAGTGAGAATAGTTATTGCAAAAAGTTTTGCCCGGATTCATTGGCAGAACCTGGCTAATTTCGGAATTCTTGCTCTCACCTTCTCCCGGGAAGGAGACTATGACCGGGTTTCTCAGGGCGATACCTTATCTTTCCGTGACCTGAGAGCGCAGTTGTTGCAGGGTGGGAGTATACGGGCCCGAATCAACGGAACCGATGATGAAATAATCCTTCATCAGCAGTTGAGTGAGCGGCAGATTGAAATGGTTCTTGCGGGAAGCCTCATCTCCCTGGTTCGCAGGTCGGCCTGA